The proteins below come from a single Papaver somniferum cultivar HN1 chromosome 11, ASM357369v1, whole genome shotgun sequence genomic window:
- the LOC113323335 gene encoding elicitor-responsive protein 1-like isoform X2 has protein sequence MTRGILEVLLVDACLLKDTDLVGKMDPYVVIKFGDQKRKSTVSRRQGKTPVWNEKLKLDVEYAGNIRDEHPQYKLSFKIMDKDRFSKNDFVGELTIYVDDLLAQGMVNGKAEIPPCNYSVVGSNQSDNGGIRVGLAFTPNQVDEYGNEEDKSEEKKHRFHLHHKNDGEKKSGGWKNAFKHHNKNDGEAEEEAEREGAESESVSESDQEEEAEEAGEEGEEEGNVFEKLGALLESLGGL, from the exons ATGACAAGGGGTATACTAGAAGTGTTGCTTGTGGATGCTTGTTTACTCAAAGACACCGATCTCGTTG GTAAAATGGATCCGTATGTGGTAATTAAGTTTGGTGATCAGAAGCGTAAGAGCACTGTTTCCCGAA GACAAGGAAAAACACCAGTGTGGAACGAAAAGCTCAAACTTGATGTGGAGTATGCTGGTAATATCAGAGATGAACATCCTCAATATAAACTCAGTTTCAAGATCATGGATAAAGATAGGTTCAGCAAGAATGATTTTGTCGGTGAATTGAC GATCTATGTTGACGATCTTTTGGCACAAGGAATGGTGAATGGAAAGGCTGAAATACCCCCTTGCAACTACAGCGTTGTTGGCTCTAACCAATCCGACAACGGAGGGATCCGAGTCGGCCTAGCGTTCACCCCTAATCAG GTAGATGAATATGGAAACGAGGAGGATAAATCTGAGGAAAAGAAACACCGCTTTCACCTGCATCATAAGAATGACGGGGAGAAAAAATCCGGTGGATGGAAAAATGCCTtcaaacaccataataagaatgATGGTGAGGCGGAGGAGGAGGCGGAAAGGGAGGGAGCGGAATCGGAGTCAGTTTCAGAGTCGGATCAGGAGGAGGAGGCTGAAGAGGCAGGAGAGGAAGGGGAGGAGGAGGGGAACGTGTTTGAAAAGCTTGGAGCTTTATTAGAATCTCTGGGTGGCTTATGA
- the LOC113323335 gene encoding elicitor-responsive protein 1-like isoform X1, producing MTRGILEVLLVDACLLKDTDLVGKMDPYVVIKFGDQKRKSTVSRTGQGKTPVWNEKLKLDVEYAGNIRDEHPQYKLSFKIMDKDRFSKNDFVGELTIYVDDLLAQGMVNGKAEIPPCNYSVVGSNQSDNGGIRVGLAFTPNQVDEYGNEEDKSEEKKHRFHLHHKNDGEKKSGGWKNAFKHHNKNDGEAEEEAEREGAESESVSESDQEEEAEEAGEEGEEEGNVFEKLGALLESLGGL from the exons ATGACAAGGGGTATACTAGAAGTGTTGCTTGTGGATGCTTGTTTACTCAAAGACACCGATCTCGTTG GTAAAATGGATCCGTATGTGGTAATTAAGTTTGGTGATCAGAAGCGTAAGAGCACTGTTTCCCGAA CAGGACAAGGAAAAACACCAGTGTGGAACGAAAAGCTCAAACTTGATGTGGAGTATGCTGGTAATATCAGAGATGAACATCCTCAATATAAACTCAGTTTCAAGATCATGGATAAAGATAGGTTCAGCAAGAATGATTTTGTCGGTGAATTGAC GATCTATGTTGACGATCTTTTGGCACAAGGAATGGTGAATGGAAAGGCTGAAATACCCCCTTGCAACTACAGCGTTGTTGGCTCTAACCAATCCGACAACGGAGGGATCCGAGTCGGCCTAGCGTTCACCCCTAATCAG GTAGATGAATATGGAAACGAGGAGGATAAATCTGAGGAAAAGAAACACCGCTTTCACCTGCATCATAAGAATGACGGGGAGAAAAAATCCGGTGGATGGAAAAATGCCTtcaaacaccataataagaatgATGGTGAGGCGGAGGAGGAGGCGGAAAGGGAGGGAGCGGAATCGGAGTCAGTTTCAGAGTCGGATCAGGAGGAGGAGGCTGAAGAGGCAGGAGAGGAAGGGGAGGAGGAGGGGAACGTGTTTGAAAAGCTTGGAGCTTTATTAGAATCTCTGGGTGGCTTATGA